Within Sulfitobacter sp. W027, the genomic segment TGTTTGCGGGTTTGACTGCTGTGCGACAGGTTCTGCGACATGGGGTTACTCCTGCTCGTACATGGGGGTTTGCGGATCGTGCAGATGGCAGGCGACATGGCCCTGCGGGATCGCGATATGCCGTGGCGCATCGGTCTTGCACAGTTCTGTCGCACTCGGGCAGCGCGGGTGGAAATGGCAGCCCGGCGGCGGCGCGATGGGATTGGGGTAGGCCATGCCAAGCTGGGTGTCCGGCACGCCCAGGCCCGGCTCGGGCGTCAGCACCGATTTCAGCAACGCCTGTGTGTAGGGGTGCCGGGGCGCGTCAAAGAGGCCTGCGACCGTGTTTTGCTCGACGATCTCGCCCAAATACATCACCGCCACGCGTGTGGCGAGGTGTTCGACAACCGCGAGGTCATGGCTGATGAAGAGATAGGTGAGGCCGAACTCTTCGCGCAGCTCGCCCAGCAGGTTGAGAATCTGGCTCTGCACCGAGACATCCAGCGCCGAAGTCGGTTCGTCGCAGATCACCACCTCGGGCCTCATGATGAGCGCCCGGGCGATGGCGACGCGCTGACGCTGGCCGCCGGACATCTGGCTGGGATAGGTGTTCATCACCCGCTGCGGCAGGCCGACAACGTCGAGGATTTCCTTCACCTTCTGTTTGCGGCTGGCCTCATCGCCGATTCCATGCACCCGCAGCGGCAGGGAGATCACGTCATAGATGCTCTTGCGCGGGTTGAGCGAGGA encodes:
- a CDS encoding ABC transporter ATP-binding protein, which produces MKDSVNTPPVLELSGVSKTYRVKQGMFGKVKPLTAVNDVSLQLGKGEVLGLVGESGCGKSTLAKILLGLEQPTAGHVKIDGEEITQQGRLALARRIQPIFQDPYSSLNPRKSIYDVISLPLRVHGIGDEASRKQKVKEILDVVGLPQRVMNTYPSQMSGGQRQRVAIARALIMRPEVVICDEPTSALDVSVQSQILNLLGELREEFGLTYLFISHDLAVVEHLATRVAVMYLGEIVEQNTVAGLFDAPRHPYTQALLKSVLTPEPGLGVPDTQLGMAYPNPIAPPPGCHFHPRCPSATELCKTDAPRHIAIPQGHVACHLHDPQTPMYEQE